aaggaaagaatAGTATATGATGCAATATGAagtaaaaatactttttttacttgagtaataatataaaaaataaggtAAAGGTAGCTTTAGCAAAAATTTAAAAAGCTACTCGAGCTGGGGATTGAACTCGTGACTTTGAGAATACAGAGATAACCTTTGACCAATGCTCTACTCAGCCTATTATGATCATGTGTTCActtagttaatattagatatactttcagaattatacacataatatatcgagatTAGTAGAGTGACCATGTGTTCATGTGACCCAAAATATACACACAAATTCGCCCCTGCTTCATTAGATTCATACAAATGGCAGCTACGACAATGAAGAGGCCCCCAAATCATTTTCATTTtgtcctaatttttttttttgttaagaaGCTACTCATCCTTTTGAAGAACTTAATTAATTTCATTCAAGACTAGTACTATTTAAATTTATATATATCACTGTGATCAATAagaaaaattctagaaaaaattaGGAACTCTTAAATTTGAATATGTATAGTAGAGGTTATGTTGAGATGTAATGAAGTACTAAATAAAAGTGTTGCATCTCTAAATAAAAATATACTCTTTCTAACAGTTTAAATTTTTAAAGAGATGATCACATTCAAACAACTAATACCATTAGAAATCACCATTTAAAGAATTGTGCCACCTTTTTACAATTGTATGGTtttatgaaattcatgaaaatagtgGCTTCATCAAAGAGTTTTTCCTTTCCATATTTGACTAATATGCAAGTATAAATTGAAGAATTTTTTACACTACTAAGTTAATATGTCACATATGATTGCCTGTCTTATTTTTCAATATATTAATTTCACTAATTAAGTGACTTATTAGTTAGACTCTTTCTTTTAATTAGCACACATGTTAACTCAAATCAAATGGGAAGTTCATTGTATTGGAATCTACAAGTGAATATATGGACTCAAATTGGAAGGATTCATCAACCGACATAGGACCATAGGCTAAAATATAATCCACTTGCACTTCAAATTGTATGGCGTTGCACCGTCAAACGTTTTGTTTCAACCGTCCCTTCAACATCAATATTCCATGTACACAGATATTTTTTTCTCCTTCCAGTTCTGTGGAAATCCTCTAATTAGCTAATTTAATGGCCATTTATCTGAAACCATGTTTAATAATTGTGAGGTTTAACCAGACCCTTCATTTTTTCTCCCGTATAAATAACGGTCAAGTTACAGATTATAGTCATATTGTAGTTTATATTGTATATACTTAACATTACTCATTAAAATCTGAATCACAGTCTTATCAAGTATGAATTCGCTGGCAACAATAGGAACTGAATAAAAATTAATGGAACATATCATTTTATACATGTTCTATGCAAAACATCATAGTGAGGTAATTCGAGCAGAGCCATTTGGAGTTATTATCGATTAGGGGAGACAAAATTATCCTATGAAAACATGTTTGGGCAGGTTAATGACCCACACATTTATTAATTGAGTCCAACTAAAAGTTGGGTTGATTTGGGCTAAATAGGTTGTCCAAATTGACTCATGAGAAACattgtcaaaatatttttaaaaaagaagtTTTCTTGTTTTATATGTTATACTCCTTTTGTCCTAAATTAGTTGTCATGTTTGACTTCTCGAGAGTAAATTTGACTAATTTTCAGAGTTAAATTGGATTAGGTCAAATTCAATATTTTACAATTACAATTCAGATATTAAAAACCTATACAAAAAATGTTacaagttgcaacttttctcttATTAATTTGattaaaaatttaatatttttaaaatattggtcaaagttcACACAATGACAGCAAATTAAATACTATCTCATTGTAAACGCGACACATATTGGGCACCTTGCAAGCTGTAATTTCTTGATCCCTAGCCTAAAGTGAAGCTGCAGAATACAAAGCAATCCTAAAAATCAGAACTTAAAGTTCCGATTAAATATATGGTACTTCCGTTAAGAGAGCTAATTGTGGTGTACCAAGGGACCACAGTTTTTAGATTATCAAAAAGGACAGGTCGATGTATGTAAGTAGCATACCTTAACACGAGTATCAATGAATTTGATTCCACGATTCGAACCAATGACCTGTAAACCAGTTCTCTTCGTAGAATGTAAAGATCCAAAACATAATCCATTGACAATTTAGTGACGTCTCATAGCGTAGTTAATGAAAAGTATGGTTCTATGGTTTATGCAATAAGGGGCCGGGACGGAATGCTATCTAATCTACTTTTGTTTTCCCCATGACGACAATGTTTAAGTTAACAAATCAAAGGTAACTATATTGTTGCTCGCACTATCGATCTCATACTTGGTTTTTCTGTTGATCAGGTTCGATCCTCAGTAATTTTTAACGATTACTCTATATTCTAGCCGAAGGAATTTGCTATATTCACGCTTTATTAGTACACTGAACACTTTACTTATCAGTCTTGATTCTTGAAAATTAGTTTCTTTCCCTGATCAAAGACTCGGTTAATTAAGGAATTTACTCCAAGAAGAATGGTAAAACTGTAGAGAAGATTAACACCACACCAACTGATATTACATGTGCTTTCGTCtggatgaaaatcctggatccatCACTTGAACCAAACTAAATAATCTGCTAAGTAAAGCTGCCATACGTCTTTGTGAATCATGAGCTCCGTGCAGTCTAATCAACTAATCAACAATTGAAATCGTACAAATGTCAAACTCTCTGTTGATAGTAAATCTTATGCAGATTTGAAAGAAATTCACTGTGTAAATAATGCAAATGAGATCAGAGGAGGATCATGTCTGGTAGCAATAAGGTACACGAATATGCAACAGAGTAATCATAAAGATCTTCACAATGAATGAAGCACAACACTTGCTTTTGTTTTCGCACAACACTTGCTTTTGTTTTCTACTTACCTGTTTACAATTATGAATTCTTGTAATAGCTAGAAAACAATAGAATGAGGATTCATAGGGTCCAATAATCCATTTCTGCAAAGTAGTAGGCGACACGTGTTAAACCATTTCTGGTATTAAAACATAACACCATCATTGTACGGACGAAACAAGTGATGGGCAAGCTTTTAGAACTCGGAATGTTGCTTGTAGAACATACGAAATATTGCACACAAACAGATAATATATCTTCTGTAAAGATAAGAGCACAGTACATTTCATAGAGGCTATCTATAGGAAAAAATAGAGGACATAACTCTAGCTAGTTATTGTGCACCCTCGTGAAATATTTCGTACGGCCAGTGAATATGTAGCCCATGATCATTTGTGAGGCAATTGTTTTTGGGGCAAAATGCATAGCTTGGATATAATTAACTTTGCTGTAGCAGATATAGTTACTTCGTTACATTCATTTTATATGTCAATATTTGACTGATATAGATTTTAAGAAACAAAGAGGGATCACTTTTACCAGTGACGGAtctaggattttcattcagggtgttcggaaaaaataACTGAATCATTTGAGTTAGTCTTTTGTATTTGTtcgggtgttcaaaagttaatatatgtacataaacacagaaaatttactcTAAATATACACGGTAATTTTTTGcccagggtgttcgggtgaacaccctgggcaATGGCTGCATCCGCCCCTAACTTTTACCATGTACTAAAAATATTATTAGAACTTGTAATATTGAATATATATGTCATGATATTTCCATAGTCATAAGAGTATTTCATTAGATGTAAAATAGAACGTTCAAAATCAAAGATTTTGCAAATGTATACAAGTATAATTCTGTACAGGATCAAAGAAAGGATTATTAGATTTTTGTAGTACTAATTTTTGGTTAAATGACAAGCATATTCACGAAGGAACTAAAagtaattactccctccgtttcataataagtgattCTTTTAGCTCATGCACACCCCTTAAATTGGTTACTCCTagaaaattaggagtgtttttactaacttacccctaatcAAATTGTGCTTACATAATTAAATGACTAGAAAAAAAAGAgatagttaatgaattaatgAATCTTGATTATTTAAATAAGGATAATTTTAAAAGAACCTGCCGAAAATATTCTAAAAATTCTAAAAtaaaacttattttaaaaaaaaattaaaaaacctaAAACATAACTTATTATGGAACACGCGGAGGGAGTAACATGCTAGGTGAATTTACTGACTAGTACTAGTACAATAAATGATTAGGCAATCCCAATAAACCAACGATGTGACTAAAGGCAATCTAATTTGTTGAGATTTAGTTACATGCCATGTGTAAGGAAAGAACAAGTCAAAGCTACACTAGTTAAAGCTTAATTAGGTTAAGCGTATGCGCTTTTACTACTCCCTTTAGTATTATAATCTAATAATTCAtccatttcattttttttggcaAAGAAGCTTAATTTACAAAAGAGGCATACATCAAAGTATCCTTTGAACTCTTAGTTTAAATGTGCCATGCTATTTCTATAGCTATAAAGCGTGTAATTAATTAAGAGTAAAATGAAAAGCTCAaacgtttaatttttttttgttaaatatcGAAAAGTGCCATTCTCTTGaacaaattaaaaaatagagTATCTTATTAAATGGTATTCCAGCCTCAACCAAATATCTTTTATATGACAATATtattggaaaactttttttttttcaattttggaATAATCGAAGTCTGTGTAAACTGACTTGAACacatctattttttttctttttttccagaTTCAAGTTAAAAGCAGGAAGGGATCTTTGGTAGCTGTTGGATGCTATACCTATACGTACGTACTGAAAGACTAATTCTTCATGCTTTATGCATATGCTTGATCAATATCGTTCTTAGTCGGACTCCTCTTGTGGTTGCTAGGAAGACAAATCATTAACTTCTTGCAATATCTTTCTGGACGCCACACCCCTGGCTTCTCACTCCTCTAATCCTGGAGCCTATATAAGGAGTAGCCCCTTGCCACTCTATAGCACATACAGAGCTTAACTACTATTTTCTCTTGCTATTCAGCCATTTAAATTTCACTAGCTTAACTAAtagtctcttcttcttcttctccttcttcaatTTCAATAATGTCTGCACAAGCGCAAGGatcagcaggtacatggactgcAGAGCAAAACAAGGCATTTGAGAAGGCATTGTCAGTGTATGACAAAGACACCCCAGACCGTTGGTCCAACGTTGCTAAGGCTGTCGGAGGGAATAAAACTGCTGAAGAGGTGAAGCGACATTATGAAACACTTGTCCATGACATCATGTTCATTGAGAGTGGTGGGGTGCCCTTCCCCAACTACAGGACCACTAATTAAGGTATGCGATGATACCATCGTTGAAAAATATTATCATCGTCTATACAACGATAATATCATTTCATTTTATTATACAGAGTTTTCCGTATTGATGAAATATAACAGATATTCGATGAAATAGTCTAGTTAATGACCTGCATATATATACCACcgttgaaaaaagaaaaagaaatattcATTATATTCGACTCTATTTTGTATTTGAGGATTCACTATAATATGATAGTTTTATGTTGTTATCCTATcacaactttcttttgtttattTGAGCTTAGAAATGACTAATCTTGCAAAACTAAGATAGACAAAGTTCATTACTTCAAACCATGCAGCCCAAGATTATTCCTAATTCTTCCTATAGAACAATTTGTGTTCCATTTATcgttgcatatatgatatatatcatacatgatgcaaaataaaaaatattactccATTGTCCATGCCTTCTTGAATAACCATACTTATGTTTCTTGTTGGATATATGACGCAGGATGTAAAATCTGGGCCTCCAGCGAAGCAATGAGGCAAAAAAAGATGCaaccttaattaattaagctACGACTATTACAGAGCATTTGCTTGCAAGAAAGTAACTCAACTACTAGTTACAGCTAAAATAATCAGAATTTCGCGTTTAATTttctttttgaaaatttaagtgAAGTATATTAATTTCTTTGTATGTCCAAATTAATAgtatttgtgttgttgttatgaatttcATTCATGTATTATCTGAAGGAAGCATTTGAATTCCTTCTACCGTGTAATAATATTCATGTTTGATCTCTTTCTATATGAAACGTGTTTTTTAATGCATGTGCAATTTCATACTTGACGTGTTTCTTTGAAATGCCTATTCGTTCAATAAATGAATTTGAGCATTCAGTcgcatatatttttattttttttaacttttagCTCGGATGAACACAAAATTTGAAGGCAATGGATGCACGCACATTTTAATTTTAACGTGtctgcacacacacacacatcacacacacatatatatacacacatacatacacacatctAATACCATATTttggaggaaaagaaaaagatatgTTCACGTAATATGTAGTCCGAGGGTGCACCGCTGCATCACATAGTTTTGCCAGTGAGGTCCTTTGGATGGATGATGGATCCCAAATCAATTAGTATAAACTTATTTGAATGCTCTTATATACCCCGATGTGAAACATTATATAACTCAACATAATATTAACAATGCAATATAAGTTTTATCAATGATGTAAGATATTTTTCTATCTCTGAAATATTTGAACGGCTCTAACGAATGATCTACTCTATTTTCTAGATTATAACTTATGCTAAATGTATAAATATACCTTCAGTTGGCTTTTGAGTGACTTAGTTACATTTGTAAATGCTTTTACCTCGTCAGTAAACAATTTCATCCTCTTTATGTTACTCTTCTAAACGAAACACAATTTTAGGAACAGCCATGAAATTTTTTCACTTGTTTTTGGAAagctttttcactttatttgaaaatcatcATTTGACTATGAAAATTTCAATtataacttgaagttgtatttggaatttataaaacacctaaaaccctgttttcatttttttttcgctttcggtacattcaaacaaccaaatattctttgcaaaaactataaccaagcacaactccatcttcaactttaactttaaaattgcaaaaaaagtgaaaaatatttgattttcatggacAAAACCCTACTTAAATGGCCTAGAAAACGGAGGTACAATAGGACAATAATTCAGCACACAATATATTACTACTAGTAGTACTACTTAAAAAAGGAATAACGACAACATATCACAATGACAAACACTTTTGAAAACCATCAGTCAGAAGACTCGTTTCAAGACGTACGTCGAAAAGGGGAAATAATTGCCTTACCTTTTCAGTACTAATGTTTTTGGTAAATTAAAAAGTAGAAATAATGAAGAAAAAATGATCACAATGGTCCTTAATGCATAGGGGGGTTGAACTATTTTGTTCCTCAATTTATGGTCTTAAACTCTTATTAGGGATGGTTGGTATGAATAATAAGCAAAAATAGTGATGAGATAAAAATTTAGTATCACCTCATCCTTTGTTTGGTTACTAATCATGAGATAAGTTATCCTAGGATTAAAAATAGTGTTGAGATAATTTATACCCATCAGAGGGTGGAATAGTAATTcggggataacttatcccaggatAAAACAATAAAATTGACTAAAATGACCCTGAGGTTCTCAAAATCTTTTTTCTACTACATAAGGTGGAGagtatttttgtaaacaaacaactttttcttaaaagttatgcaatgcatgttacttttaatacaagaaaccaaacaatcaataaaaaataatatcaGGATAACTAATCCAACATAAATTATTCCAGCATAATTTATCCCAACATAATCAATCGCATCATAACTTGGgttcaaaccaaacgaccccttacatATAATAGTAGTTCTTAACGCAAGTAAAAAGTGACCATTCTCATCATTTTCTAGAAATAATGACTTGTCTCACAATCATGGGTTGACTATATTAAGGTATAGTAAAACTTGAAGTTTAACGTTTGCATATATAAACCATCGTCAGTGGagtatatattttctttttagaAGATTTATCCTAATAGATCAATGCAGTTCTGGTGAATTGCCCAGCCATTTCTGAGTGAATGTTTCATTGACATGGGTGTTAATTAAAATGTAGAAAAAAAATGTAGTactaatctctctctctctctctctctctctctctctctttctcattTTATAAAAAATCTAATTCTTCTTGTTGCTTTGATGTATTTTCAAGTTTTTATTCTTACTGTAACTTTTAGGTGGTGATTGACAGCTTTGTATCAAAGGCATTGGATACTTTTGAATTAGAATATGAATATACCAACTTTAGGGTGAGAAGCAAGGGGAGTGGATGCCTAGGTGCTAGGGGAATTGAGGAACAGAGGGGCTTTCTGGTATGGATTGTAACAAATGCAGTGCCCATGGTTTATTGTTAGGCAGAGTTTGTTCAACCACTTATTTTTGTACATCTCCAGCCCACTTGCTGCTCTTACTGAAACATTTGGATAACTAAGGACTGGGTATTTTTCACCAATATTTATTTAGACTGGGCATTTTTCATATCCTAATGATCATTTGAGCAACAGAATGCCAAACATATACTGGTAACTTTACGGATGTATACAGGCCACGTGAATCCCAATCCCAATAACTTTTGCATGAAGCCTATAATCTGTTAAAAAGATCTAATAAATATTTTACTGTATTTATTATCGTGGTATAAACTTAAGGATGCTGTAGGAACCCATAAATTTTCTATTCTGGATCTGCCGTCTCTGTATACTGGCAGAAACATAACTATTGAATCTTTTCTCCGGTGCAACTGAGTAACATAGCTTAATGTTTAGAATGAGATTCATTGAACAGTGAGACTAGTTTAAGCACTTTCGTCATTCTTTCATAGTCCTGATCCCACCAAAAAGCTCACTGGTGTAATGGAGCACAAAACTCCAGTCAATCCATC
The sequence above is a segment of the Lycium barbarum isolate Lr01 chromosome 6, ASM1917538v2, whole genome shotgun sequence genome. Coding sequences within it:
- the LOC132599178 gene encoding transcription factor RADIALIS-like gives rise to the protein MSAQAQGSAGTWTAEQNKAFEKALSVYDKDTPDRWSNVAKAVGGNKTAEEVKRHYETLVHDIMFIESGGVPFPNYRTTN